The Brassica napus cultivar Da-Ae chromosome C7, Da-Ae, whole genome shotgun sequence genome has a segment encoding these proteins:
- the LOC106409392 gene encoding glycine-rich cell wall structural protein 2-like — protein MKGDFLTLALISLLLAISFVHGGGESGTPAYSAVSQNSPTGGSSGASGSAHGPNWEYDWGWGSTPEGGYGYGSGSGSGSTPDGGKGTGFGFGSGSGAGVGFVSGGGGATGGGSGHGSGTGQANEGGGSGGGNGAASPGRRERSQHR, from the coding sequence ATGAAAGGTGATTTTCTCACATTGGCTCTTATATCTTTACTATTGGCTATCTCATTTGTTCATGGAGGAGGAGAGTCTGGAACCCCTGCTTATTCGGCGGTCAGCCAGAATAGTCCGACCGGAGGGTCTAGCGGTGCAAGTGGTTCGGCTCATGGACCTAATTGGGAATATGATTGGGGATGGGGATCAACACCAGAAGGTGGTTATGGCTATGGTTCAGGTTCAGGTTCAGGTTCAACACCTGATGGAGGAAAAGGGaccgggtttgggtttggttctGGTTCAGGAGCTGGGGTTGGGTTTGtctcaggaggaggaggagccacAGGCGGTGGCTCTGGCCATGGTAGTGGGACCGGACAAGCAAATGAAGGTGGTGGCTCAGGGGGTGGAAATGGTGCAGCTTCTCCAGGTCGTAGAGAAAGGAGCCAACACCGTTAA